A window from Solanum stenotomum isolate F172 chromosome 7, ASM1918654v1, whole genome shotgun sequence encodes these proteins:
- the LOC125871482 gene encoding alpha carbonic anhydrase 7-like: MKKQSCNLILIIFGSFLHLSIFLNATSISHQKNEGGEIEDEVKFDYNERSKKGPSKWGDLNKEWETCKNGKMQSPIDISSCRVKNMRKLGHMKHYKPTNSTIRNRGHDISLHWHGDAGSILMNDTNYPLIQIHWHSPSEHTINGRRYALELHMVHQEQVNKKIVVNAVLYKFGKPDPFIFILRGHILSMIDQEGEERSLGMINPKYITNNIYRESYYEYNGSLTIPPCTEGVTWLVNKKVETVSRFQVNLLRKAVHDHAERNARPVQPHNKRKIQLLFSKH, encoded by the exons atgaagaaacaaagttgcaacttaattttaattatttttggatcattcctccatttgtctatatttttGAATGCAACATCCATTAGTCATCAAAAAAATGAAGGTGGTG AAATTGAGGATGAGGTGAAGTTTGATTATAATGAAAGGAGTAAGAAAGGACCAAGTAAATGGGGAGATCTAAATAAAGAATGGGAAACTTGCAAGAATGGGAAAATGCAATCTCCAATTGATATTTCAAGTTGTAGAGtcaaaaatatgagaaaattggGTCACATGAAACATTACAAGCCTACTAATTCTACTATAAGAAATCGAGGACATGATATTTCA TTGCATTGGCATGGGGATGCTGGATCAATTTTGATGAATGACACAAACTACCCTCTTATACAAATTCACTGGCATTCACCATCTGAACATACTATTAATGGTAGAAG GTATGCCTTGGAATTGCATATGGTTCATCAGGAGcaggtgaataaaaagatagTTGTAAATGCTGTCCTTTACAAATTTGGCAAACCAGatccatttatttttata TTGAGGGGACATATATTATCCATGATAGATCAAGAAGGTGAAGAGAGGAGTTTGGGCATGATTAATCCAAAGTATATTACTAATAATATTTATAGAGAAAGTTACTATGAGTACAACGGTTCACTCACTATTCCTCCTTGCACAGAAGGTGTTACTTGGCTAGTCAACAagaag gtaGAAACTGTTTCAAGATTTCAAGTGAATTTGCTTAGAAAAGCTGTACATGAT catgctgaaagaaatgcaaggCCAGTGCAACCACATAACAAGAGAAAAATTCAACTTTTATTCTCCAAGCACTAG
- the LOC125871481 gene encoding E3 ubiquitin-protein ligase RZFP34-like isoform X2, protein MECSLKEHITTLSFAAYESVTEMGSGNYGCSHYRRRCKIRAPCCDEIFDCRHCHNDSKNSLDVDPLKRHDIPRHDIKRVICSLCNTEQDVQQKCIQCGVCMGKYFCSKCNFFDDDVSKNQYHCDKCGICRTGGEENFFHCDTCGCCYTNSMKESHKCIERAMHHNCPVCFEYIFDTTKNIIVLPCGHTMHLECVMQMEQHFQYSCPVCSRSYCDMSRVWEQLDQEVASTAMPEMYQDKKVWILCNDCAETSEVNFHIVAHKCPSCKSYNTRQTRGGSSSCSNITDIIR, encoded by the exons ATGGAATGTAGTTTGAAGGAACATATAACCACTCTTTCTTTTGCTGCTTATGAATCTGTGACAGAAATGGGTTCCGGAAATTATGg gTGCTCGCATTATAGAAGAAGATGCAAAATTAGAGCACCTTGTTGTGATGAGATATTTGATTGCAGACATTGCCATAATGACTCAAAG AATTCTTTAGATGTTGATCCACTCAAACGACACGATATTCCTCGCCATGATATTAAAAGG GTCATTTGCTCATTGTGTAATACTGAACAGGAT GTTCAACAAAAATGCATCCAATGCGGGGTTTGCATGGGGAAGTACTTTTGCTCAAAATGCAACTTCTTTGATGATGAT GTCTCGAAGAATCAATACCACTGTGATAAATGTGGAATCTGCAG AACGGGTGGCGAGGAGAACTTCTTTCACTGTGACACATGTG GATGCTGCTATACAAATTCGATGAAGGAATCACATAAATGTATAGAAAGAGCGATGCACCACAATTGCCCTGTTTGCTTTGAG TATATTTTTGATACAACAAAAAACATCATCGTCTTGCCTTGCGGTCACACAATGCATCTGGAATGTGTCATGCAGATGGAACAACATTTCCA GTATTCTTGTCCTGTTTGCTCAAGATCATACTGTGACATGTCTCGAGTCTGGGAACAACTGGACCAGGAG GTTGCGTCAACAGCTATGCCTGAAATGTATCAGGACAAGAAG GTTTGGATTCTTTGCAACGACTGTGCGGAAACATCTGAGGTTAACTTCCATATAGTAGCACATAAATGTCCAAGTTGCAAATCCTATAATACAAGGCAGACAAGAGGAGGGTCCAGTTCATGCTCTAATATTACCGATATAATCAGATGA
- the LOC125871481 gene encoding E3 ubiquitin-protein ligase RZFP34-like isoform X1 — MHYCLNPFCFLFLSTKKIPKGIFEYPLEKNNLDSVELVKKMECSLKEHITTLSFAAYESVTEMGSGNYGCSHYRRRCKIRAPCCDEIFDCRHCHNDSKNSLDVDPLKRHDIPRHDIKRVICSLCNTEQDVQQKCIQCGVCMGKYFCSKCNFFDDDVSKNQYHCDKCGICRTGGEENFFHCDTCGCCYTNSMKESHKCIERAMHHNCPVCFEYIFDTTKNIIVLPCGHTMHLECVMQMEQHFQYSCPVCSRSYCDMSRVWEQLDQEVASTAMPEMYQDKKVWILCNDCAETSEVNFHIVAHKCPSCKSYNTRQTRGGSSSCSNITDIIR; from the exons aTGCATTATTGTTTGAACCCTTTTTGTTTCTTGTTCTTATCTACAAAAAAAATCCCAAAAg GGATTTTTGAGTATccattggaaaaaaataatcttgattCAGTAGAACTGGTGAAGAAAATGGAATGTAGTTTGAAGGAACATATAACCACTCTTTCTTTTGCTGCTTATGAATCTGTGACAGAAATGGGTTCCGGAAATTATGg gTGCTCGCATTATAGAAGAAGATGCAAAATTAGAGCACCTTGTTGTGATGAGATATTTGATTGCAGACATTGCCATAATGACTCAAAG AATTCTTTAGATGTTGATCCACTCAAACGACACGATATTCCTCGCCATGATATTAAAAGG GTCATTTGCTCATTGTGTAATACTGAACAGGAT GTTCAACAAAAATGCATCCAATGCGGGGTTTGCATGGGGAAGTACTTTTGCTCAAAATGCAACTTCTTTGATGATGAT GTCTCGAAGAATCAATACCACTGTGATAAATGTGGAATCTGCAG AACGGGTGGCGAGGAGAACTTCTTTCACTGTGACACATGTG GATGCTGCTATACAAATTCGATGAAGGAATCACATAAATGTATAGAAAGAGCGATGCACCACAATTGCCCTGTTTGCTTTGAG TATATTTTTGATACAACAAAAAACATCATCGTCTTGCCTTGCGGTCACACAATGCATCTGGAATGTGTCATGCAGATGGAACAACATTTCCA GTATTCTTGTCCTGTTTGCTCAAGATCATACTGTGACATGTCTCGAGTCTGGGAACAACTGGACCAGGAG GTTGCGTCAACAGCTATGCCTGAAATGTATCAGGACAAGAAG GTTTGGATTCTTTGCAACGACTGTGCGGAAACATCTGAGGTTAACTTCCATATAGTAGCACATAAATGTCCAAGTTGCAAATCCTATAATACAAGGCAGACAAGAGGAGGGTCCAGTTCATGCTCTAATATTACCGATATAATCAGATGA